The proteins below come from a single Prochlorococcus marinus str. MIT 9215 genomic window:
- a CDS encoding protochlorophyllide reductase translates to MSKNIKGLVLITGTTSGVGLNTLKPLLRFGWEVIAVNRSNKRAIKIAEEYLTKEDIKNVHFMEIDLSNLDDVRKGCDEILERFKKPINSLICNAAVYKPRLKRPERSPQGFENSMAVNHFGHFLMINLLLENILSSEGEIVLNGKSTLFKPRITVLGTVTANYSELGGRIPIPAPADLGDLSGFKNGFLSPISMANGKKFKPGKAYKDSKLCNMVTVQELSKRYPAEKIIVNSLYPGCVADTKLFRDTPWLFRLLFPIFQKFITRGYVSQRLAGERVAQVATYKEFAKPSVHWSWGNRQRTGRKAFSQKLSKRIIDTKTSQQTYDLTSQLVGLD, encoded by the coding sequence GTGAGTAAGAACATCAAGGGTTTAGTCCTAATAACAGGAACAACTTCAGGAGTAGGATTAAATACTCTAAAACCTCTATTAAGATTTGGATGGGAAGTTATAGCTGTTAATCGATCAAATAAAAGAGCTATAAAAATAGCTGAGGAATACTTGACGAAAGAGGATATTAAAAATGTTCACTTTATGGAAATAGATCTTTCTAACTTGGATGATGTGAGAAAAGGTTGCGATGAAATATTAGAAAGATTTAAAAAACCTATAAATTCTCTTATTTGTAATGCAGCAGTTTATAAACCTAGACTAAAGAGACCTGAGAGGTCTCCTCAGGGGTTTGAAAACTCTATGGCAGTAAATCATTTTGGCCATTTTCTTATGATTAATCTTCTTTTAGAAAATATTTTATCTTCAGAAGGAGAAATTGTTTTAAATGGAAAATCTACTTTGTTCAAGCCAAGAATTACAGTATTAGGTACTGTTACGGCTAATTATTCAGAACTGGGAGGAAGAATCCCTATCCCTGCCCCAGCTGATTTGGGAGATTTATCTGGATTTAAAAATGGTTTTTTATCTCCAATAAGTATGGCAAATGGAAAAAAATTCAAACCCGGTAAGGCTTATAAGGATAGTAAACTTTGCAATATGGTGACCGTTCAGGAATTATCAAAAAGATATCCTGCAGAAAAAATCATTGTAAATTCTCTATATCCTGGGTGTGTTGCAGATACAAAACTTTTTAGAGATACCCCTTGGTTATTTAGATTACTTTTCCCGATATTTCAAAAATTCATAACAAGAGGATATGTGTCACAAAGATTGGCAGGAGAGAGGGTTGCTCAAGTGGCAACTTATAAAGAATTTGCTAAACCATCAGTCCATTGGAGCTGGGGAAATCGTCAAAGAACTGGCAGAAAAGCTTTTTCTCAAAAATTGTCAAAAAGAATAATTGATACGAAAACCTCTCAACAAACTTATGATCTAACAAGCCAATTGGTTGGATTAGATTAA
- the bchL gene encoding ferredoxin:protochlorophyllide reductase (ATP-dependent) iron-sulfur ATP-binding protein translates to MTSTINKPLDGEGSVQVKQDPKINIEEGALVIAVYGKGGIGKSTTSSNLSAAFSKLGKKVLQIGCDPKHDSTFTLTHKMVPTVIDILEEVDFHSEELRPNDFMFEGFNGVMCVESGGPPAGTGCGGYVTGQTVKLLKEHHLLEDTDVVIFDVLGDVVCGGFAAPLQHANYCLIVTANDFDSIFAMNRIVSAIKAKAKNYKVRLGGVVANRSKDTDQIDKFNERTGLKTMAHFKDVDAIRRSRLKKCTIFEMEPTEDVIEVQNEYLSLAKNMLENVEPLEGNPLKDREIFDLLGFD, encoded by the coding sequence ATGACAAGTACTATAAATAAACCCCTTGATGGAGAAGGAAGTGTTCAAGTAAAGCAAGATCCTAAAATAAATATTGAAGAAGGGGCTTTAGTTATTGCCGTATATGGAAAGGGCGGCATCGGAAAATCAACTACATCATCAAACCTATCTGCAGCATTCTCAAAATTAGGGAAAAAAGTACTGCAAATTGGATGTGATCCAAAGCATGATAGCACTTTCACTTTGACTCACAAGATGGTGCCTACAGTTATCGATATCCTCGAAGAGGTAGATTTTCATAGCGAAGAATTGAGACCAAACGATTTCATGTTTGAAGGCTTCAATGGGGTAATGTGCGTCGAAAGTGGAGGCCCTCCTGCTGGTACAGGATGCGGGGGGTATGTAACTGGTCAGACAGTGAAACTACTAAAAGAACATCACTTACTAGAAGATACTGATGTTGTTATTTTTGATGTCCTTGGAGACGTTGTTTGCGGTGGATTTGCTGCTCCATTACAACATGCAAATTACTGTCTAATTGTTACTGCTAATGACTTCGATTCAATATTCGCTATGAATAGAATAGTCTCTGCAATTAAAGCAAAAGCAAAAAATTATAAAGTCAGATTAGGAGGAGTAGTAGCAAATAGGTCAAAAGATACAGACCAAATTGATAAATTCAATGAAAGAACAGGTTTAAAAACTATGGCCCATTTTAAGGATGTAGATGCAATCAGAAGATCAAGACTAAAAAAATGTACCATCTTTGAAATGGAACCAACTGAAGATGTTATTGAAGTTCAAAATGAATATTTATCTCTTGCCAAAAATATGCTTGAAAATGTAGAACCTTTAGAAGGCAACCCACTTAAAGACAGAGAAATTTTTGATTTATTAGGATTTGATTAG
- a CDS encoding ferredoxin:protochlorophyllide reductase (ATP-dependent) subunit B: MELTLWTYEGPPHVGAMRIASSMKDIHYVLHAPQGDTYADLLFTMIERRGQRPPVTYTTFQARDLGGDTAELVKKNIKEAVERFKPKTLLVGESCTAELIQDQPGALAKGMGFDMPIVNLELPAYSKKENWGASETFYQLTRTLLKEKVGSSEKISPLRWKELGRRPKVNILGPSLLGFRCRDDVIEIQRILSEQGIDTNVVAPLGANPNDIERLIDAEINICLYQEIAEASCEWLKRNFGMEYTNTIPIGIKNTIEFINEVHNKLDLPLTNKKELEHKSKLPWYSKSVDSNYLTGKRVFIFGDGTHAIAAAKIAKDELGFEVVGIGTYSREMARQVRATAKELNVEALITNNYLEVEDAMKKAAPELVLGTQMERHSAKRLGIPCAVISTPMHVQDVPARYSPQMGWEGANVIFDDWVHPLMMGLEEHLIDMFKHDFEFVDGHQSHLGHTATKTKDLINSDNKKDNNPKEGIIWTESGRAELTKVPFFVRGKVKTNTEKYAILRGIPEISDETLYDAKAYFS, translated from the coding sequence ATGGAATTAACTCTATGGACATATGAAGGACCGCCACATGTTGGTGCGATGAGAATTGCCTCTTCAATGAAAGATATACATTATGTGCTTCATGCCCCTCAAGGAGACACATATGCAGATCTTCTTTTTACAATGATTGAAAGGAGAGGGCAAAGGCCTCCAGTTACTTATACAACTTTTCAGGCTAGAGATCTCGGAGGCGATACAGCAGAATTAGTGAAAAAAAATATTAAAGAAGCTGTAGAACGTTTTAAACCAAAAACTCTTTTAGTTGGAGAAAGTTGTACAGCAGAATTAATCCAAGACCAACCTGGAGCTCTTGCAAAAGGAATGGGGTTTGATATGCCAATTGTTAATCTTGAATTACCTGCTTATAGCAAGAAAGAAAATTGGGGGGCTTCAGAAACTTTTTATCAATTAACAAGAACTCTTTTAAAGGAGAAAGTAGGTTCTTCAGAAAAAATAAGTCCTCTAAGGTGGAAAGAATTAGGTCGTAGACCAAAAGTCAATATACTTGGTCCTTCATTGCTTGGATTTAGATGTAGGGATGATGTTATCGAAATCCAACGTATACTTTCAGAACAAGGAATAGATACAAACGTTGTTGCTCCATTAGGTGCTAATCCAAATGACATTGAAAGACTAATTGATGCTGAAATAAATATTTGTCTTTATCAAGAAATTGCGGAAGCATCTTGTGAATGGCTTAAACGAAACTTTGGAATGGAATATACAAACACTATTCCAATTGGAATAAAAAATACAATTGAATTTATAAATGAAGTTCATAATAAGTTGGATCTGCCTTTGACTAATAAAAAAGAATTAGAACACAAGTCAAAACTTCCTTGGTATTCAAAATCAGTTGACTCAAATTACCTAACTGGCAAAAGAGTTTTTATTTTTGGTGATGGAACGCATGCTATCGCTGCCGCAAAAATTGCCAAGGATGAATTAGGTTTTGAAGTCGTTGGTATTGGAACATACAGTAGAGAGATGGCGAGGCAAGTAAGAGCAACTGCAAAAGAACTAAATGTAGAAGCTTTAATTACTAATAATTATTTAGAAGTAGAAGATGCAATGAAAAAAGCCGCACCTGAACTAGTTTTAGGGACTCAAATGGAAAGGCATAGTGCTAAGAGACTTGGCATTCCATGTGCAGTAATAAGTACACCAATGCACGTTCAAGATGTTCCTGCAAGATATAGCCCACAAATGGGATGGGAAGGAGCAAATGTGATTTTTGATGATTGGGTACATCCCTTAATGATGGGATTAGAAGAGCATCTTATCGATATGTTTAAACATGACTTTGAGTTTGTCGATGGCCATCAAAGCCATTTGGGGCATACAGCTACGAAAACAAAAGATTTAATAAATTCTGACAATAAAAAAGATAATAATCCTAAAGAAGGCATTATCTGGACTGAATCAGGTAGAGCTGAATTAACAAAAGTTCCATTTTTTGTGAGAGGTAAAGTTAAAACAAATACCGAAAAATATGCAATCTTGAGAGGAATTCCAGAGATAAGCGATGAAACCCTTTACGATGCCAAAGCATATTTTAGTTAA